The region GCCATTGGATACGAAAGCACTTGAACCGTGATGCCGGACTCATCGAGTTGCTCCAAACGGCCCTCGGTATCACCCATCGCGACGGCCATCTTCTCAAGGAGGGGCCCATGACCATAAGGTCTGTCGCGCGACAGATAGCCTCTATCAATGACGGCTTCTTCCGGCAAGCGACGCGTGAGTTCGGGGAAAACAACGTGCTCCTCGACTCCCACGATGCGGGACAATATTGCAGTTTTGTCGTTCATGATTCCTCACGTCCGTGTGGGGTGGAACAGGCTTTATTCGGCGAAACGATGTCTCAGAAACTGCCCGATCGCTTGAAGTGCCTGACTGGAGGCCTCGAGGCGTCCAACGCTCCCGAGAAATCCATGAATCATGCCGTTCCACACATCAAGACGGGCATCCACTCCCGCCGCGACTGCGCGCTCAACCAACCGGACGGAGTCATCGAGGAGCACTTCGTCGTTGCCTACATGAACCCGTATGGGCGCAAGGCCCTCCAAGTCAGCAAAGAGCGGCGAAGCGATCGGGTCTTCACTCTTGTGGCCGACCAAGTAGGCTTCAACCAGCCCGGACGCTTGCGGCTTTGTAAACAGAGGATCAGCCTCCGCACGGCTTGACCAACTCTCTCCCGAAAGGGAGAGATCAGTCACGGGGGAAATGGCCACTCCGCCTATCAAAGCATCGCCAGATGTTCCGCCGCTTTGCGCCAGATATACGAGCAGGGCCAGGGCCAGATTTCCGCCTGCGGAATCTCCGGTGACGGCAATTTTGGAGTAGCCACTCTCAGCTAACCCGACGTAAGCAGCCTTGACATCCTCAAACGCGGCGGGAAACGGATGCTCTGGAGCGAGTCTGTAATCGGGGAGAAAAACCGCAATTCCTGCCCGAGCAGCAATATGACCGGCTAGGTGACGGAAAGACTCTGCTGAACCCCAGCTAAACCATCCACCATGGACGTGCATAATTGCTTGGTCGGATGGTGCATTTGCGGGTCGGCACCACCATCCAGGTATTCCGCCGATCTTATCGGCCACATAGTCGATCGCTTCTGGCGCTACGACACGCTCCATGATCCCGCCAAACGGAACGCGAGCCTGAATACCTTGAAGTTTGCCTTTATTCGGCGTGACGATGGCGCGCATGGCGGCCATCGCAGTTTGATCCTCGGCGCTAATTGAATGTTCTAAGAACCAAGGGGCAGTTGCATCGTTTTTTATTTGTGTCGGCATGACATCTCCTTAATACCCGTAATGTTCGGGCCAGTTCAATGTGCAAATGCTGCGGATGGGTCGGCTTCACCTCCGAGGTCCATAGCTGCGATCAAGCCGCTTTTCACGGTGAACACGTGCAGGACCTCGCTGTCCGAAAGAACTTCCCCTTGAAGGGTCTTGACCAATTGATGAACCGTGACGCGGATTTTGTTGGCGTCCAGCTCGGCCATAAAGAGAGGTTCCACATGGGGATCGAACTCAGCCCATTGCTTGGTCCAATACGCTCGGATATCGTCCTTTCCGACGACCTTGCCTCACTCCGAAGCTTTTGGCCAACTCACGTCTTCCGTCATGAGTGCCAACGCGCCGTCGATATCCCGCTTGTTGAAGGCGGAATATGCCTGCCCGATCACTGTCCTTACGTCTGCCATTAGGCCTCCCGTAACTCTTGCCACGCCATCGACTACGTTTGACGAGTACATGTGTAACAATTATTACAGATGTAGCTTTGGTGGCAAGAGATGCTCTTATTTCTGGGAAGTTAGAGATTCTGCACCTTATGAAAGCGCGTCACTTCATCTCTTGAGAAAACCGAAGAGCTGAAATCATATGCTCCTTAGCCCAATCTGAACCGATCATGGAGGCTACATGAAGACCTGGCAACTCGAAAAGCTTGGACGAGCGAATCTACATCTCGTCGAAACTCCGAAACCTGAACCCGGCCCGAGCGAAATCCTGGTGCGCAGTAAAGCCATCTCACTGAATTTTCGAGACAAGGCCATCATCGAGGGCTCCTATGTAATTCCTATTGATTTCCCGCTGGTGCCAGGGTCAGACCTTGCTGGCGAAGTTGTATCTGTGGGAGCCAATGTCACGCGTTTCAAAGCGGGAGATCAGGTCGTCTCCACGTTTCAGCCGCTCTGGCTCGACGGCATACCAACGGTTGAAGCGCGCAACGCCACCTTGGGTGGGCCTCTCCCCGGCGTTCTGGCGGAGTACGTGCTACTTCCTGACACCGGTGCGCTAGCCTATCCCGAATACCTCACGCCAGCACAAGCTTCGACTCTGCCCATCGCTGCTGTAACGGCGTGGGTAGCTCTCTTTAAGCACGGCAATCTTCAACCAAGTGAGACTGTGTTGATTCACGGAAGTGGAGGAGTCTCCCTCTTTGGCCTACAACTTGCGCGCGCTCTGGGCGCACGGGTCATTGCAACTTCGAGAAGCGCGACCAAGATCCATTTGCTGAAGCAACTCGGCGCTAGCGACGTTATCGACACCACGAAGTATCCGGCTTGGGACGAAGAGGCCCGAAGTCTTACTCAAGACTGCGGCGTAGATCATGTCCTTGAGGTCGTGGGGGGAGAATATCTTCAACGTTCGATCGCGGCGTTAGCGCTGGGTGGTCATGTCGCGGTCATTGGCTTCATGGAGTCGATGACGTCGACGATATCGTTGCCGCCCTTGATGTTGGGGAATCTAAAGCTGCAAGGGGTCGGCGTGGGATCGCGGAAGGACATGGTTGAGCTTCTCAATTTTCTGGAACATCACAGGGTCGAACCTGTAATCGACGCCTCTTATGATTTCAGCGACCTTCCGGATGCTTTAGATCATCTAGACCGCGGACCGTTCGGCAAAGTAGTGGTGGAGATTCGGTGAAGCGCGCCGGATCGGGACACGCTCTCTCGCTTTTATATTTGAACGACCTAAAATCACCAAGGATTTGGGGGACATTGGCCATTGTCGTAGCCGCTTACTTCATTGCCGGTCCGATTGAACTGTTCATATTTCATTCGCTCACTCATGCGTTCAACCTTCGAAGCGGTTCACCGAACACGCTTATCAAAAGCAGGTACGGAACGCTGATGCTTGTCCGGCTACTGCTGAACAGCGTCCTGTGGGTCGCCGTTTGCAAGATGTTGAATCGGTCGGCCATCGCCTTTCCGCTCAACAGGCGACGATTCCTCCGCCACACGTTGGTTGGATTAGCGACGGGTCTAGCCGTAATGCTAGCGACGATGTTCAGTATCTGGGGTCTAGAAGCAGCCGTCGTCACTCGATCAGGACAGACTTTGGCGTCGGCATGTGGA is a window of Granulicella tundricola MP5ACTX9 DNA encoding:
- a CDS encoding zinc-dependent alcohol dehydrogenase family protein; the protein is MKTWQLEKLGRANLHLVETPKPEPGPSEILVRSKAISLNFRDKAIIEGSYVIPIDFPLVPGSDLAGEVVSVGANVTRFKAGDQVVSTFQPLWLDGIPTVEARNATLGGPLPGVLAEYVLLPDTGALAYPEYLTPAQASTLPIAAVTAWVALFKHGNLQPSETVLIHGSGGVSLFGLQLARALGARVIATSRSATKIHLLKQLGASDVIDTTKYPAWDEEARSLTQDCGVDHVLEVVGGEYLQRSIAALALGGHVAVIGFMESMTSTISLPPLMLGNLKLQGVGVGSRKDMVELLNFLEHHRVEPVIDASYDFSDLPDALDHLDRGPFGKVVVEIR
- a CDS encoding alpha/beta hydrolase, whose protein sequence is MPTQIKNDATAPWFLEHSISAEDQTAMAAMRAIVTPNKGKLQGIQARVPFGGIMERVVAPEAIDYVADKIGGIPGWWCRPANAPSDQAIMHVHGGWFSWGSAESFRHLAGHIAARAGIAVFLPDYRLAPEHPFPAAFEDVKAAYVGLAESGYSKIAVTGDSAGGNLALALLVYLAQSGGTSGDALIGGVAISPVTDLSLSGESWSSRAEADPLFTKPQASGLVEAYLVGHKSEDPIASPLFADLEGLAPIRVHVGNDEVLLDDSVRLVERAVAAGVDARLDVWNGMIHGFLGSVGRLEASSQALQAIGQFLRHRFAE